A genomic segment from Nicotiana tabacum cultivar K326 chromosome 7, ASM71507v2, whole genome shotgun sequence encodes:
- the LOC107826135 gene encoding long chain acyl-CoA synthetase 4-like isoform X2: MLTIGANRSYPLASFGSESVDNFPDSRMLGEREMFHGQAGKYIWLTYREVYDLVLKVGASIRVCGVKQGGRCGIYGANCSNWVISMQACNAHGLYCVPLYDTLGAGAVEYIICHAEVSIAFAEETKISEVLKTFPNAGKFLKTLVSFGKVTQEQKDMAGTFDLKLYSWDEFLLLGMQEKFDLPVKKKTDICTIMYTSGTTGDPKGVMISNESILTLISGVNHHMETMNEEFTDKDVYLSYLPLAHIFDRVIEELFISKGASIGFWHKDVKQLVDDIKELKPTVFCAVPRVLDRIYSGLVEKISSAGFLKHKLFNFAYNYKLGSMSKGYKHAEAAPILDKIIFNKVKEGLGGNLRLILSGAAPLSSTVETYLRIVTCANVLQGYGLTETCAGSFVARPDELAMVGTVGPPLPIIDVCLESVPEMGYDALGNTPRGEICIRGKCLFSGYYKREDLTKEVLVDGWFHTGDVGEWQPDGSMKIIDRKKNIFKLSQGEYVAVENLEGIYSLASSVDAIWIYGSSYESFLVAVVNPNMGALQSWAEENGLTGDFDTICENPKAKAYILSELTNTAKEKKLKGFEFIKAVHLDPIPFDMERELLTPTHKKKRVQFLKYYQNIIDTLYKSKR, encoded by the exons ATGCTGACCATTGGAGCAAACCGCTCTTATCCCCTAGCATCCTTTGGGAG TGAGTCTGTCGATAATTTTCCAGATAGCCGAATGTTAGGTGAGCGGGAAATGTTCCACGGTCAG GCAGGTAAATACATTTGGTTAACTTACAGGGAAGTGTATGATCTAGTGCTAAAAGTTGGAGCTTCTATTCGTGTCTGCGGTGTTAAGCAA GGTGGAAGATGTGGTATATACGGCGCCAACTGCTCGAACTGGGTCATAAGCATGCAG GCCTGCAATGCTCATGGTCTCTATTGCGTCCCCTTATATGACACTCTAG GTGCTGGTGCAGTTGAGTATATCATTTGCCATGCAGAAGTTTCCATTGCTTTTGCAGAGGAAACAAAAATTTCTGAG GTTCTCAAAACTTTTCCTAATGCTGGAAAGTTCCTGAAAA CTCTTGTAAGCTTTGGTAAGGTCACGCAGGAACAGAAAGACATGGCTGGAACTTTTGATTTGAAACTGTATTCTTGGGATGAGTTCTTGCTACTG GGAATGCAAGAGAAATTTGATCTTCCTGTTAAAAAGAAAACAGATATCTGTACAATCATGTACACAAGTGGAACAACTGGTGACCCAAAGGGAGTCATGATTTCCAATGAGAGCATTTTAACCCTTATTTCTGGAGTGAACCATCATATGGAGACGATGAATGAAGAG TTCACTGATAAGGATGTATATCTGTCGTACCTTCCTTTGGCGCACATATTTGATCGGGTCATTGAAGAATTATTCATTTCCAAAGGTGCATCGATAGGTTTTTGGCATAAG GACGTTAAACAACTGGTTGATGACATCAAAGAGCTAAAGCCAACTGTATTTTGTGCAGTTCCGCGTGTGCTGGACAGGATTTATTCAG GTTTGGTGGAGAAGATTTCTTCTGCTGGTTTCCTTAAACATAAACTGTTTAACTTTGCTTATAACTA CAAACTGGGTAGCATGAGTAAAGGGTATAAACATGCAGAGGCAGCTCCTATATTGGACAAAATAATTTTCAACAAG GTGAAGGAGGGTTTAGGAGGAAACTTGCGTCTCATTCTGTCGGGAGCAGCACCTCTCTCTTCCACTGTTGAAACCTATTTGCGAATTGTGACATGTGCCAATGTTCTTCAAGGATACG GTTTAACGGAGACCTGTGCAGGGTCATTTGTTGCAAGACCAGATGAACTTGCAATGGTTGGTACTGTGGGTCCTCCTTTGCCAATTATAGATGTGTGTCTAGAGTCTGTTCCTGAAATGGGGTATGACGCCCTTGGAAATACCCCTCGTGGAGAGATATGTATAAGGGGCAAGTGTTTATTCTCAGGATACTATAAGCGCGAAGACCTCACCAAAGAGGTATTGGTCGATGGCTGGTTCCACACAG GTGATGTTGGTGAATGGCAGCCGGATGGGAGTATGAAAATTATTGACCGGAAGAAAAACATTTTCAAGCTCTCCCAAGGAGAATATGTTGCAGTTGAGAATCTGGAGGGCATTTATTCTCTTGCCTCTAGTGTGGATGCG ATATGGATCTACGGTAGTAGCTATGAGTCATTTCTTGTTGCCGTTGTGAATCCCAATATGGGCGCTCTTCAGTCCTGGGCCGAGGAGAATGGACTAACCGGGGATTTTGATACTATATGTGAAAACCCAAAGGCAAAAGCATATATTCTATCGGAACTAACCAATACTGCTAAGGAAAAGAAG CTGAAAGGCTTTGAATTTATCAAAGCTGTGCACCTTGACCCTATACCATTTGATATGGAGCGTGAACTTCTAACCCCAACTCACAAGAAAAAGAGGGTCCAGTTTCTCAAATATTACCAG AACATCATTGATACACTGTACAAAAGCAAAAGATAA
- the LOC107826135 gene encoding long chain acyl-CoA synthetase 4-like isoform X1 produces the protein MEEKKYVVEVEKGKEGRNGRPSIGPVYRNVLAKDGFRPLSHGLESCWDIFCESVDNFPDSRMLGEREMFHGQAGKYIWLTYREVYDLVLKVGASIRVCGVKQGGRCGIYGANCSNWVISMQACNAHGLYCVPLYDTLGAGAVEYIICHAEVSIAFAEETKISEVLKTFPNAGKFLKTLVSFGKVTQEQKDMAGTFDLKLYSWDEFLLLGMQEKFDLPVKKKTDICTIMYTSGTTGDPKGVMISNESILTLISGVNHHMETMNEEFTDKDVYLSYLPLAHIFDRVIEELFISKGASIGFWHKDVKQLVDDIKELKPTVFCAVPRVLDRIYSGLVEKISSAGFLKHKLFNFAYNYKLGSMSKGYKHAEAAPILDKIIFNKVKEGLGGNLRLILSGAAPLSSTVETYLRIVTCANVLQGYGLTETCAGSFVARPDELAMVGTVGPPLPIIDVCLESVPEMGYDALGNTPRGEICIRGKCLFSGYYKREDLTKEVLVDGWFHTGDVGEWQPDGSMKIIDRKKNIFKLSQGEYVAVENLEGIYSLASSVDAIWIYGSSYESFLVAVVNPNMGALQSWAEENGLTGDFDTICENPKAKAYILSELTNTAKEKKLKGFEFIKAVHLDPIPFDMERELLTPTHKKKRVQFLKYYQNIIDTLYKSKR, from the exons ATGGAGGAAAAGAAGTACGTAGTTGAGGTTGAGAAAGGTAAAGAAGGCAGAAATGGAAGGCCATCAATAGGACCTGTTTACCGTAATGTCTTAGCCAAAGATGGTTTCAGGCCTTTATCTCATGGGCTTGAAAGTTGCTGGGATATTTTCTG TGAGTCTGTCGATAATTTTCCAGATAGCCGAATGTTAGGTGAGCGGGAAATGTTCCACGGTCAG GCAGGTAAATACATTTGGTTAACTTACAGGGAAGTGTATGATCTAGTGCTAAAAGTTGGAGCTTCTATTCGTGTCTGCGGTGTTAAGCAA GGTGGAAGATGTGGTATATACGGCGCCAACTGCTCGAACTGGGTCATAAGCATGCAG GCCTGCAATGCTCATGGTCTCTATTGCGTCCCCTTATATGACACTCTAG GTGCTGGTGCAGTTGAGTATATCATTTGCCATGCAGAAGTTTCCATTGCTTTTGCAGAGGAAACAAAAATTTCTGAG GTTCTCAAAACTTTTCCTAATGCTGGAAAGTTCCTGAAAA CTCTTGTAAGCTTTGGTAAGGTCACGCAGGAACAGAAAGACATGGCTGGAACTTTTGATTTGAAACTGTATTCTTGGGATGAGTTCTTGCTACTG GGAATGCAAGAGAAATTTGATCTTCCTGTTAAAAAGAAAACAGATATCTGTACAATCATGTACACAAGTGGAACAACTGGTGACCCAAAGGGAGTCATGATTTCCAATGAGAGCATTTTAACCCTTATTTCTGGAGTGAACCATCATATGGAGACGATGAATGAAGAG TTCACTGATAAGGATGTATATCTGTCGTACCTTCCTTTGGCGCACATATTTGATCGGGTCATTGAAGAATTATTCATTTCCAAAGGTGCATCGATAGGTTTTTGGCATAAG GACGTTAAACAACTGGTTGATGACATCAAAGAGCTAAAGCCAACTGTATTTTGTGCAGTTCCGCGTGTGCTGGACAGGATTTATTCAG GTTTGGTGGAGAAGATTTCTTCTGCTGGTTTCCTTAAACATAAACTGTTTAACTTTGCTTATAACTA CAAACTGGGTAGCATGAGTAAAGGGTATAAACATGCAGAGGCAGCTCCTATATTGGACAAAATAATTTTCAACAAG GTGAAGGAGGGTTTAGGAGGAAACTTGCGTCTCATTCTGTCGGGAGCAGCACCTCTCTCTTCCACTGTTGAAACCTATTTGCGAATTGTGACATGTGCCAATGTTCTTCAAGGATACG GTTTAACGGAGACCTGTGCAGGGTCATTTGTTGCAAGACCAGATGAACTTGCAATGGTTGGTACTGTGGGTCCTCCTTTGCCAATTATAGATGTGTGTCTAGAGTCTGTTCCTGAAATGGGGTATGACGCCCTTGGAAATACCCCTCGTGGAGAGATATGTATAAGGGGCAAGTGTTTATTCTCAGGATACTATAAGCGCGAAGACCTCACCAAAGAGGTATTGGTCGATGGCTGGTTCCACACAG GTGATGTTGGTGAATGGCAGCCGGATGGGAGTATGAAAATTATTGACCGGAAGAAAAACATTTTCAAGCTCTCCCAAGGAGAATATGTTGCAGTTGAGAATCTGGAGGGCATTTATTCTCTTGCCTCTAGTGTGGATGCG ATATGGATCTACGGTAGTAGCTATGAGTCATTTCTTGTTGCCGTTGTGAATCCCAATATGGGCGCTCTTCAGTCCTGGGCCGAGGAGAATGGACTAACCGGGGATTTTGATACTATATGTGAAAACCCAAAGGCAAAAGCATATATTCTATCGGAACTAACCAATACTGCTAAGGAAAAGAAG CTGAAAGGCTTTGAATTTATCAAAGCTGTGCACCTTGACCCTATACCATTTGATATGGAGCGTGAACTTCTAACCCCAACTCACAAGAAAAAGAGGGTCCAGTTTCTCAAATATTACCAG AACATCATTGATACACTGTACAAAAGCAAAAGATAA